Proteins found in one Brachypodium distachyon strain Bd21 chromosome 5, Brachypodium_distachyon_v3.0, whole genome shotgun sequence genomic segment:
- the LOC100837232 gene encoding glycerol-3-phosphate dehydrogenase SDP6, mitochondrial produces MAAWRLRRAGTALAASSALAAAAAAASAWSSASASDSTPVALGAARQRVTQPGAAAPPRAAQLAALAGSTAAEPLDVLVVGGGATGCGVALDAATRGLRVGLVEREDFSSGTSSRSTKLIHGGVRYLEKAVFNLDYGQLKLVFHALKERKQVIENAPHLCHALPCMTPCFNWFEVVYYWFGLKFYDIVAGRRLLHLSRYYSVEESVELFPTLARNDGDRSLRGTVVYYDGQMNDSRLNVGLACTSAVVGAAILNYAEVISLIKDESGERIIGAHIRDALSGKEFDTFAKVVVNASGAFCDNVRKMANSDVVPMICPSSGVHIVLPDYYSPEGMGLIVPKTKDGRVVFMLPWLGRTIAGTTDSSTAITMLPEPHEDEIQFILDAICDYLNVQVRRSDVLSAWSGIRPLAMDPSAKNTESISRDHVVFEDYPGLITITGGKWTTYRSMAEDAVNAAIRSGNLKPANDCVTDHLHIAGGYGWDPASFTVLAQNFKRMKKTYGGKVIPGAMDSAVSKHLSHAYGTLAEQVAAIAQNEGLGKRLAHGYPFLEAEVAYCARHEYCESAVDFVARRCRLAFLDTDAAGRALPRIIEILASEHKWDKARRKLELQKGIEFLETFKSSKNAQFRDGKHNGQ; encoded by the exons atggccgcgtggcgcctccgccgcgccggcaCCGCTCTCGCTGCCTCCTCCGCactcgccgcggcggcggccgccgcgtcaGCCTGGTCGTCGGCGTCCGCGTCCGACTCCACCCCCGTGGCCCTCGGGGCCGCGCGGCAGCGCGTGACGCAGCCGGGGGCTGCCGCCCCTCCTCGCGCCGCGCAGctggcggcgctggctggGTCAACGGCCGCGGAGCCCCTCGACGTGctggtggtcggcggcggcgccaccggctGTGGCGTTGCGCTTGACGCGGCCACCCGTGGCCTCCGCGTTGGCCTGGTCGAGCGGGAGGACTTCTCCTCGGGCACCTCGTCCCGATCCACCAAACTCATCCATGGGG GTGTGCGCTACTTGGAGAAGGCAGTGTTTAATCTTGATTATGGGCAGCTCAAACTTGTTTTTCATGCTCTTAAGGAACGCAAGCAAGTTATTGAGAATGCTCCTCACTTATGCCATGCTTTGCCGTGCATGACTCCTTGCTTTAACTGGTTTGAGGTTGTATACTATTGGTTTGGTTTGAAGTTCTATGATATAGTTGCTGGAAGAAGGTTGCTACATTTATCTCGGTATTATTCTGTAGAAGAATCAGTTGAACTTTTCCCGACCCTTGCAAGGAATGATGGTGATCGTAGCCTAAGAGGAACAGTAGTATACTATGATGGTCAAATGAATGACTCTCGTTTGAATGTGGGGTTGGCATGCACATCTGCAGTTGTTGGTGCAGCTATTCTCAATTATGCTGAAGTAATCTCCCTCATTAAGGATGAATCTGGAGAGAGGATCATTGGTGCACACATCCGTGACGCGCTATCAG GTAAGGAATTTGACACATTTGCAAAGGTGGTTGTCAATGCATCAGGAGCATTCTGTGACAATGTGAGGAAGATGGCTAACAGTGATGTAGTACCCATGATCTGTCCAAGCAGTGGGGTGCACATTGTACTTCCAGATTATTATTCCCCTGAAGGGATGGGGTTAATTGTCCCCAAAACCAAAGATGGTAGGGTTGTATTTATGCTGCCATGGTTGGGAAGGACGATTGCCGGGACAACTGATTCTAGTACAGCAATAACAATGCTTCCTGAACCACATGAGGATGAAATACAGTTTATATTAGATGCAATCTGTGATTATCTTAACGTTCAG GTGAGGCGTTCAGATGTTCTTTCTGCCTGGAGTGGTATACGCCCATTGGCCATGGATCCTTCAGCAAAGAACACAGAAAGTATTTCTAGAGATCATGTTGTATTTGAAGACTACCCAGGGCTAATAACAATCACGGGTGGAAAATGGACAACTTATAGAAG CATGGCTGAAGACGCTGTTAATGCAGCCATACGGTCAGGGAATTTGAAGCCAGCTAATGACTGTGTTACTGATCATTTGCATATTGCTGGTGGATACGGATGGGACCCTGCTTCTTTTACTGTGCTTGCTCAGAATTTCAAGCGAATGAAAAAGACATATGGTGGCAAAGTTATCCCAGGTGCAATGGACAGTGCTGTATCAAAACATCTGTCACATGCATATGGAACTTTGGCTGAACAAGTGGCTGCAATTGCCCAG AACGAAGGATTGGGAAAGCGACTGGCTCATGGATACCCATTTTTAGAAGCTGAAGTGGCATATTGTGCTCGTCATGAGTACTGTGAATCTGCTGTCGACTTTGTGGCAAGGAGATGTCGGCTTGCCTTTCTTGACACAGATGCTGCAGGGAGAGCACTGCCCAGGATCATTGAGATTTTAGCTTCGGAACACAAGTGGGACAAGGCAAGACGGAAGCTTGAACTCCAGAAGGGTATAGAGTTCTTGGAAACCTTCAAGTCATCAAAGAATGCACAGTTCAGGGATGGAAAACATAACG GGCAATGA
- the LOC100825073 gene encoding lactoylglutathione lyase: MAAASLRSTFLSSYPACALRSLSAAPRASAFAQLKRFDRARRFFPAAAAMSTSSGTKEAPANNPGLQAEIDPATKGYFMQQTMFRVKDPKVSLDFYSRVMGMSLLKRLDFPDMKFSLYFLGYEDLSSAPADPVKRTGWTFGQKATLELTHNWGTESDPEFKGYHNGNSDPRGFGHIGVTVDDVYKACERFERLGVEFVKKPDDGKMKGIAFIKDPDGYWIEIFDLTRIGEVTTAAS; encoded by the exons atggccgccgcttCGCTCCGCTCcaccttcctctcctcctaCCCCGCCTGCGCCCTGCGCAGcctctccgccgcgccgcgcgcctccgCGTTCGCTCAACTCAAG AGATTCGACCGGGCTCGCCGGTTCTTCCCGGCCGCAGCAGCCATGTCGACGTCCTCGGGGACGAAGGAGGCGCCGGCCAACAACCCGGGCCTCCAGGCCGAGATTGATCCGGCGACCAAGGGCTACTTCATGCAGCAAACA ATGTTCCGTGTGAAGGACCCGAAAGTAAGCCTTGACTTCTACTCGCGTGTGATGGGCATGTC GTTGTTAAAAAGGTTGGACTTTCCTGATATGAAATTCAGCTTGTATTTTCTTGGTTATGAG GATTTGTCCTCAGCCCCTGCTGATCCTGTCAAGCGGACTGGGTGGACTTTTGGGCAAAAGGCTACGCTCGAGCTTACTCA CAACTGGGGCACAGAAAGTGATCCTGAATTCAAAGGGTACCACAATGGAAACTCGGACCCTCGTGGTTTCG GTCATATAGGGGTAACTGTGGATGATGTCTATAAAGCATGTGAGCGCTTCGAACGTCTCGGTGTAGAGTTTGTGAAAAAACCAGATGATG GGAAAATGAAAGGCATTGCGTTCATAAAAGATCCAGATGGCTACTGGATTGAAATATTTGACCTGACTAGAATTGGGGAGGTGACAACTGCAGCATCATGA